The Cellulomonas sp. S1-8 genomic sequence TCCGCCGACATGGCGAGCAAGGGTGCCGCATCGAGGGCGGAGAACGCGTAGTCGTACAGCGCGACGAACTGCGTCCCCGCAGCGATCGCCCCCTCCGGGGTGGGCTCGGAGATCAAGGCCGGCGGGGTGGGGAACGCCATCGGGGTCGGCGTCGGGGTCGGCTCAGCGGTTGGCGTCGGCGTCGGCGCCACCGTCGTCGGCGACACCACAGGTTCGCCCCCGCCGCCCGTGCACGCACCCACCAGCACGACGGTCAGCACCGCCACCACGCCACCCAACACGCCACGCCCACGTCCTCGCATGCGCCGAACCTACCGATTCCGGACATGTCCATGGGTCGACGGCGTCAGCCTGTGGACAACCGCACTCGGCCATCCTCCCCGGCGGCTCTCCACACCGGAGTAGCCCTGCGACAACGAGCTCAGATCGGCCATCGGCGGTCGTGACCGACATCAGCCCGGTCTCGCGGGCGCCGTGTCGTCGTCGATGCGTCAACCCCAGGGAGCTCCGTCGTCCGGTCGGTACCGCGGCCCACATCCCGGGACCCGGCTGCCGCGAGCCCGGGCTGAGTCGTCGTTCCGCGCTCTGTCGACGACTCAGCCCGGTCTCGACGACCGCCCGTACCGACCCGTGGGACGGGCACGCGACGGCGGCACCCACCGTCCAGGTGGGTGCCGCCGTCGCGACCGGGCCTACAGCTTGTCGAGCACCGCGACGCTCGCGAAGCCCTTCCTGACGAACCGCGTGCCGCAGATCGGGCTGAAGCCGGACGCCGTCACCGCCACCGAGTAGCTCCCCGCGACCGCCGTCTGGGCGTAGCTGCCCGTGAGCACGCCGACCTGCTTGGGACGCTGCACGAGCCGCGGGTCGACGATCGTCACCCGGCCGGGGCTCACGACGCCCGCGGTGCGGGTACGGCCGCCGTTGACCGCCGCGCCGTTGCTCCGGCCCGTGGCGCCGCCGCGGGACAGGCCCGTGGGCTCCCGCGTCGTCGCACCGAGCACGAGCTGGTCGACCCGGCGCGCGAGGATGTCCTCGCCGTTCGCCGCCCGGAGCTGGTCCCGCAGCAGCACGAGCTGCGCGAGGTGGGCGCGGGGGGTGTCCGGCGTGCCGTCGGCGAGGAAGTCCCGCGGCAGCTTGACGGCCGAGAGCCGGTCCCGGTGCTTGTCGAGCAGGTCCGCGCTCGTCGCCACCGGTGCCGCGATCCTGGCCGCCACCTTGGTGCCGTCGATGCCGCCGAGACGGTCACCGATCGTCGTCCTCATGCTGAGGGTGTCGCCGACGACCATGCGCGTGGGCAGCTCGAGCTGCAGCGCGAGCGGCGACCGGACGAACCCGCCGACGGTGTACGGCGTGTGCTGGCGGCGGTCCGTCGCGACCTCGACCGTCCACAGGCCCGGCTCCGGGTCCTGGATCGTGAAGCTCACGTAGCCGTCGCCGGCGTTGCGGAGGAACTCGGTCGCCGACCGGGGCAGCCACCGCCCGCTGGGCGCGCGCAGCCGCACCGCGATCTGGCCGTTGCCCTTGGGGTCCCGCGGCACGAACCGCAGCGCCGTGTCGTGCCACGCGACGGTGAACATCACCGACTCGGCGCACCCGTCGACCCAGCCCGACACCTGCGACACCGAGGCCGCAGACGACTCGTTGACGATGACGCCGTCGCCGGTCACCTGCCCCCGGATGTAGTTGTAGATCTCGAAGAGGTCGTCGATCGTCGGCATGAAGTAGTACCGGCCGCCGGTGTCGTCCGCCAGCTGTGCCAGGAGCGCCTGGTCCGACGCGGGACCCATCGCGCAGCTGTAGATGGGAAGGTCGGCCGGCAGCGCCGCTGCGGCGTCGACCGCCCACGGCTTGGCGGGGTTGGCCTCGTCGCAGCCCTTGTTGTCGAACCCGTCGGACAGCAGCACCATGGCCCGTCGGGAGCCGGCGCCGGCGAGCATGCTGCCCGCCTCCTCGATCCCCGCACCCATGAACGTGCACCCGCCGAACCCGATGCCGTCGACCGCGGCGGCCGCCGCGTCGCGCGTCGACTGGTCCACGATCTGCTGGGGGGCACCCGTTCCCGGGTACTCCTCGTCCCCCGAGTCACCGAAGCTGACGACCCCCACGGAGTCGTCCACCCCCATGAGGTCGATGAACTGGCGGGACGTCTGGCGGGTGATGTCGATGTAGCCGAAGGCCTGCATCGAGCCCGACCGGTCGAGCACCGTGACCACGCTGACCGGGTCGGCCGCGGGCACCTCGGCGTTGTCGATCACCAGGGCGAAGTCCTGCCACGTCCCGACGATGTCGGTGCGGGCGGACGCCGCGATGTTCGCCGCGACGACCGTGACCTCGTAGACGCCCGTCGGGTTCTGGATGACGGCGCCCTCGGTGTTGTTGAGGTCGTCCGCGGTGCCGCCCGTCGTCGAGAAGGCGCCCGTGAACACGTTGCCGCGGAACACCTGGTTGGTGTCGACGTGCCGGACCTCGAGGTCGAGGTCGTTCACCAGCGCGGGGTTCGCGCCGACCGCGCCCGCGGCGTCCGACCAGGTCAGCGTGACGCGCAGCGGGAGTGCCGCGACGGCCGGCGCCACGCGGATCGTGAACTCCTGGCCCGTCGCGGTGAACGCCTGCCGCTGGTCGACGAAGATCTTCGGCCCACGGTCGGCGGCGGGCGACTGCAGCAGCGCGTTCTCGATCGAGACGCGCCCCCAGCCGGCGTCGTTCGTCGGCCCGGCCGCGATCGTGCCGCCGGCGCCGTTGGTGCCCCCGGCGACGGGCTCGGCGCTGGAGACCATCAGCGCCTTGACCAGTGCGGGGCTCGGCGTCTTGCCGATGCGGGTCTGACGCCACCAGTCGATCAGCAGCGCGGCGTTGCCCGCGACGTGCGGCGACGCCATCGACGTGCCCGACATCGGCGCGTGCACGGCGTGCAGGACGCCGCCGGTGTCCGTGTACGGGCCGCTGCGGAACCCGACGGGGCTGTAGGTGGAGATGATGTCGGTGCCCGGCGCGACGACGGTCGGCAGCATCCGGCCGTCCGCGGCAGGACCCCGCGACGACGACGTCGCGAGGCCGCGGATGTCGTCGGGCGTGGTCATCTCCCCCGGGCGCGCGTTCAACGAGTTGCCCACGAGGATGGCGTTCTTCGTGCACTTGGTGACCGTGCCGGCCCCGGAACCGCTGTTCCCTGCCGAGAAGAC encodes the following:
- a CDS encoding S8 family serine peptidase, which translates into the protein MSERHVIVHRTELDRSVVEGGGVAVVSALDRGFVVDADEGQVERLEREGWRVKAVRDPHTIRLFTYEIDTTGKDLPVTPQGFEPVRTAGVNHLVQLVGPVQESWLATLAERGVRVVEAVGPHSYYVRADATAVASTTALPFVEWTGALAPAWKVNPDLLSGDPAVGTDRGLGPVEAVDIGVLAEGDVDGVAALVVASGGAVLEVGPESPDAFRSITAKLPTDALATVAEHDDVRWIDAVHAPVLEDERSSQVVMEDLDATPPPATLPNTGYAANLTALGIDGGGVTIAVCDTGIDTNDPVTVHADLAGRLAFVVDSAGGAVVGADTDGHGTHVAGIAAGDGDSGDVDPQGFLLGQGVAPGASVGLIELGGTVAARVQQSVLQGADVMNNSWAMNGTAYSADDRTVDLGVRDADATATDQTPLVVVFSAGNSGSGAGTVTKCTKNAILVGNSLNARPGEMTTPDDIRGLATSSSRGPAADGRMLPTVVAPGTDIISTYSPVGFRSGPYTDTGGVLHAVHAPMSGTSMASPHVAGNAALLIDWWRQTRIGKTPSPALVKALMVSSAEPVAGGTNGAGGTIAAGPTNDAGWGRVSIENALLQSPAADRGPKIFVDQRQAFTATGQEFTIRVAPAVAALPLRVTLTWSDAAGAVGANPALVNDLDLEVRHVDTNQVFRGNVFTGAFSTTGGTADDLNNTEGAVIQNPTGVYEVTVVAANIAASARTDIVGTWQDFALVIDNAEVPAADPVSVVTVLDRSGSMQAFGYIDITRQTSRQFIDLMGVDDSVGVVSFGDSGDEEYPGTGAPQQIVDQSTRDAAAAAVDGIGFGGCTFMGAGIEEAGSMLAGAGSRRAMVLLSDGFDNKGCDEANPAKPWAVDAAAALPADLPIYSCAMGPASDQALLAQLADDTGGRYYFMPTIDDLFEIYNYIRGQVTGDGVIVNESSAASVSQVSGWVDGCAESVMFTVAWHDTALRFVPRDPKGNGQIAVRLRAPSGRWLPRSATEFLRNAGDGYVSFTIQDPEPGLWTVEVATDRRQHTPYTVGGFVRSPLALQLELPTRMVVGDTLSMRTTIGDRLGGIDGTKVAARIAAPVATSADLLDKHRDRLSAVKLPRDFLADGTPDTPRAHLAQLVLLRDQLRAANGEDILARRVDQLVLGATTREPTGLSRGGATGRSNGAAVNGGRTRTAGVVSPGRVTIVDPRLVQRPKQVGVLTGSYAQTAVAGSYSVAVTASGFSPICGTRFVRKGFASVAVLDKL